In Microbacterium sp. SLBN-146, one genomic interval encodes:
- a CDS encoding enoyl-CoA hydratase/isomerase family protein translates to MSDTILVDIDAGLARVTFNRPAFLNAMDFDMGARWRDVAHEVTNDPSVGAILLDAAGPAFCAGGDVVAMATSGAAGPQVTEAAHVIHDGIRTLVESDTPIVAAVQGAVAGGGLGLMLTADYVVASGSAKFVSKYANIGLTPDLGVSTLLPAAVGQRRALQLLLQDLTIDAETALDWGLVTEVAADPGVRALEIARSWLDGATAAFGQAKRLVRTGAHRSFAENLDDEAATIGAAFDTEASRARIAAFAASARKRATPDA, encoded by the coding sequence GTGAGCGACACGATTCTCGTTGACATCGATGCGGGGCTCGCCCGCGTCACCTTCAACCGACCGGCGTTCCTCAACGCGATGGACTTCGATATGGGCGCGCGGTGGCGTGACGTCGCGCACGAGGTGACGAACGACCCGTCGGTGGGAGCGATTCTCCTGGATGCCGCGGGCCCCGCCTTCTGCGCGGGAGGCGACGTCGTCGCGATGGCGACGTCGGGCGCGGCAGGACCGCAGGTGACCGAGGCGGCGCACGTCATCCACGACGGCATCCGCACGCTCGTCGAGTCGGACACGCCCATCGTCGCCGCCGTACAGGGTGCCGTCGCCGGCGGTGGTCTCGGCCTCATGCTGACGGCCGACTACGTCGTGGCATCCGGATCGGCGAAGTTCGTCAGCAAGTACGCCAACATCGGCCTCACTCCCGACCTCGGCGTCTCGACGCTGCTCCCCGCCGCGGTCGGGCAGCGCCGCGCGCTCCAGCTCCTCCTGCAGGACCTCACGATCGACGCCGAGACCGCGCTCGACTGGGGGCTGGTGACCGAGGTCGCCGCCGACCCCGGCGTGCGTGCGCTCGAGATCGCGCGCTCCTGGCTCGACGGAGCGACGGCCGCGTTCGGCCAGGCCAAGCGCCTCGTGCGGACAGGAGCGCACCGCTCCTTCGCCGAGAACCTGGACGACGAGGCCGCCACGATCGGCGCGGCGTTCGATACGGAAGCCTCGCGCGCGAGGATCGCGGCCTTCGCGGCATCCGCCCGGAAGCGGGCCACCCCCGATGCCTGA
- a CDS encoding PRD domain-containing protein, producing the protein MAASPGAARGGTVVHRVLNNNVVVSIDDSGRERILMGRGLGFQLKPTDTIDPDRVEKTFILDDGAEGERERQLLTDVPYAVVEAVTRAVDEAERMLARDLGRRVSIGVLDHVQYLLERLDKGLRIPSTSMPELRVLHPQEFAAAQHMTASIGASLGRELPPEEAVFLTMHVLNATRDEPNGTAALLFRRVQHVVATVERSIGVRLDVDSPDYARFILHVQFLLQRLVTRSMLHSSDTSFYEFARHSYPRSHAIAEEVKAYVREATGSELTDEELLYLVVHVERLASQIPPGAAADTVLP; encoded by the coding sequence ATGGCCGCTTCTCCAGGCGCCGCGCGAGGCGGCACGGTGGTCCACCGGGTCCTCAACAACAACGTGGTCGTGTCGATCGACGACTCGGGGCGCGAGCGGATCCTGATGGGCCGCGGTCTCGGGTTCCAGCTCAAGCCGACCGACACGATCGATCCCGACCGCGTCGAGAAGACGTTCATCCTCGACGATGGCGCCGAGGGTGAGCGTGAGCGGCAACTGCTCACCGATGTTCCCTACGCCGTCGTCGAGGCCGTGACGAGGGCCGTCGACGAGGCCGAGCGCATGCTCGCGCGAGACCTCGGTCGCCGCGTGAGCATCGGCGTTCTCGACCACGTGCAATACCTGCTCGAACGGCTCGACAAGGGCCTGCGCATCCCCTCGACGTCGATGCCCGAACTGCGCGTGCTGCACCCGCAGGAGTTCGCCGCCGCTCAGCACATGACCGCCTCCATCGGGGCTTCGCTGGGACGGGAGCTTCCCCCCGAAGAGGCCGTCTTCCTGACCATGCACGTGCTCAATGCGACCCGCGACGAGCCGAACGGCACGGCCGCGCTGCTCTTCCGCCGCGTGCAGCACGTCGTCGCGACGGTCGAGCGCTCGATCGGCGTCCGCCTCGACGTCGACAGCCCCGACTACGCGCGCTTCATCCTGCACGTCCAGTTCCTCTTGCAGCGCCTCGTGACCCGCTCGATGCTGCACAGCTCGGACACGTCCTTCTACGAATTCGCGAGGCACTCCTACCCGCGTTCGCACGCGATCGCGGAGGAGGTCAAGGCCTACGTCCGCGAAGCGACGGGGTCGGAGCTGACGGACGAGGAGCTGCTTTATCTCGTCGTCCACGTCGAACGGCTCGCTTCGCAGATTCCTCCTGGCGCAGCCGCGGATACCGTGCTACCGTGA
- a CDS encoding aldo/keto reductase family protein: MVNYRYLGNSGFKISEITYGNWVTHGSQVDDSAAIATVHAALDAGITTFDTADVYANTLAESVLGKALEGRRRESLEIFTKVYFPTGPGGPNDTGLSRKHIMDSINGSLTRLGTDYVDLYQAHRFDHETPLEETFQAFADVVRQGKALYIGVSEWTAEQLRDGHALAKDLGIQLISNQPQYSMLWRVIEGKVVPASEELGISQIVWSPMAQGVLSGKYLPGQPVPDGSRATDEKSGANFIKSFLRDEVLEAVQRLKPIAAEAGLTMPQLAIAWVLQNPNVAAALVGASRPEQLADTVKASGVTLDADTLSAIDGALAGAVYDDADDTYTVSPKGRLV; encoded by the coding sequence ATGGTCAACTATCGCTACCTCGGTAACAGCGGCTTCAAGATCTCGGAGATCACCTACGGAAACTGGGTGACGCACGGATCGCAGGTCGATGACTCCGCCGCGATCGCGACGGTCCACGCCGCCCTCGACGCGGGGATCACGACGTTCGACACCGCCGACGTCTACGCGAACACGCTCGCCGAGTCGGTCCTCGGAAAGGCGCTCGAGGGGCGGCGACGCGAGTCGCTCGAGATCTTCACGAAGGTGTACTTCCCCACCGGTCCCGGCGGACCCAACGACACGGGGCTCAGCCGCAAGCACATCATGGACTCGATCAACGGGTCGCTCACGCGCTTGGGCACGGACTACGTCGACCTGTACCAGGCCCACCGCTTCGACCACGAGACGCCGCTCGAGGAGACGTTCCAGGCGTTCGCCGACGTCGTCCGCCAAGGGAAGGCTCTCTACATCGGCGTCTCCGAGTGGACGGCCGAGCAGCTGCGCGACGGTCACGCGCTGGCGAAGGATCTCGGCATCCAGCTGATCTCCAACCAGCCCCAGTACTCGATGCTGTGGCGCGTCATCGAGGGCAAGGTCGTGCCCGCGTCGGAGGAGCTCGGGATCTCGCAGATCGTCTGGTCGCCGATGGCCCAGGGCGTTCTGTCGGGGAAGTACCTGCCCGGTCAGCCGGTGCCCGACGGGTCGCGGGCGACCGACGAGAAGAGCGGCGCGAACTTCATCAAGAGCTTCCTCCGCGACGAGGTGCTCGAGGCCGTCCAGCGGCTCAAGCCCATCGCCGCCGAGGCGGGCCTCACGATGCCGCAGCTCGCGATCGCGTGGGTCCTCCAGAACCCGAACGTCGCCGCCGCGCTCGTGGGGGCATCGCGTCCCGAACAGCTCGCGGACACGGTCAAGGCATCGGGCGTGACGCTCGACGCGGACACCCTCTCCGCGATCGACGGCGCGCTCGCCGGGGCAGTGTACGACGATGCCGACGACACGTACACGGTGTCGCCGAAGGGCCGTCTGGTCTGA
- a CDS encoding LysE family translocator — MVPPDNLLAFTLAALVLIAIPGPAVLFSVGRTLALGRVGGFLSVAGVTLALIPIVGLVALGVGGIVARSVPLFTALKIVGALYLVYLGVQAIRHRKRAASAAIDPAALPRSHGRQLWQGFVVGITNPKTIAFFVAVLPQFVDLSAGAVAFQMLELGVVFAVIALLCDSVWVIAAAAARTWFARSPRRIEALTATGGGMMIGLGGLLAVTGGAKA, encoded by the coding sequence GTGGTGCCCCCCGACAACCTGCTCGCGTTCACGCTCGCGGCGCTCGTGCTGATCGCGATTCCCGGCCCGGCCGTCCTGTTCTCGGTCGGGCGCACGCTCGCGCTCGGTCGCGTGGGAGGGTTTCTGAGCGTCGCGGGGGTCACGCTCGCCCTCATCCCCATCGTGGGTCTCGTCGCCCTCGGCGTCGGCGGCATCGTGGCGCGATCGGTTCCCCTGTTCACGGCGCTCAAGATCGTCGGCGCCCTGTATCTCGTGTACCTCGGCGTCCAGGCGATCCGGCACCGGAAGCGCGCCGCCTCGGCCGCGATCGATCCGGCCGCCCTTCCCCGATCGCACGGGCGCCAGCTCTGGCAGGGGTTCGTCGTCGGCATCACCAACCCGAAGACCATCGCGTTCTTCGTCGCGGTCCTTCCGCAGTTCGTCGACCTGAGCGCCGGCGCCGTCGCCTTCCAGATGCTCGAGCTCGGCGTCGTCTTCGCCGTCATCGCGCTCCTCTGCGATTCGGTGTGGGTCATCGCTGCCGCGGCGGCGCGGACCTGGTTCGCGCGGTCACCGCGACGCATCGAGGCGCTGACCGCCACCGGCGGCGGCATGATGATCGGGCTGGGCGGACTTCTCGCGGTCACCGGGGGCGCGAAGGCCTGA
- a CDS encoding beta-glucoside-specific PTS transporter subunit IIABC yields the protein MADYAKTAQGVLAGVGGEENVQSLVHCATRLRFVLKDESKADAAALRATPGVITTTQAGGQYQVVIGNDVPEVYSAIGRISSFGGSGESTPAEDAPKGNLFNRFIKMIAAVFTPLLWALAGTGLLKAFLAAAATFGWIDTATTTYVVLNALSDAFINFLPLALAITAARYFKASEFTSFAIAGALVYPTITGLVGAPDLTFFGIPFTMVSYVSSVIPIIIIVWLQSYAEKFLYAVLPGAIRRFVTPMIVVLIGVPLVFVVVGPISAILSGWVGTGVGWVFETVPWLGGAIMGGLWQVFVIFGLHWGLVPVFNLEYQTTGQILLIAPVFAAVLAQAAAVAGVWVRTRNKDLRSLAAPATLSGFLAGITEPAIYGINLPLKRPFAFGIVGGVVGGAIMAMGGIFSTAFVVPSGLALPALLGNGNMIMLAVGLAASIVIPFLLVVLVGFKDPAQNATAPAQASDIDVRSPLDGTVVPLSEVGDAAFADGSLGDGVAIRPRSGAVYAPFDATVVAAFPTGHAIGLRSGEGVELLIHIGIDTVRLGGTHFDLKVTSGQTVRAGDLLVEFDGDAIERAGYDLTTPVVVTNPDQFPEVGSAASGPIAHGESLFFARAIEAAPVAQ from the coding sequence ATGGCGGATTACGCGAAAACCGCTCAAGGCGTCCTCGCGGGCGTCGGCGGCGAAGAGAACGTGCAGTCGCTCGTGCACTGCGCGACGAGGCTGCGGTTCGTCCTGAAGGACGAGTCGAAAGCGGATGCCGCGGCGCTGCGCGCGACCCCGGGCGTCATCACGACGACACAGGCGGGCGGTCAGTACCAGGTCGTCATCGGCAACGACGTCCCCGAGGTGTACAGCGCGATCGGCCGGATCTCGTCGTTCGGCGGATCCGGTGAATCGACTCCCGCCGAGGATGCCCCGAAGGGCAACCTCTTCAACCGGTTCATCAAGATGATCGCCGCCGTCTTCACGCCGCTCCTCTGGGCGCTCGCGGGAACCGGTCTGCTCAAGGCGTTCCTCGCCGCGGCGGCGACCTTCGGCTGGATCGACACCGCGACCACGACCTACGTCGTCCTCAACGCGCTGTCGGACGCCTTCATCAACTTCCTCCCGCTCGCACTCGCGATCACGGCCGCGCGGTACTTCAAGGCATCCGAGTTCACGTCCTTCGCGATCGCAGGGGCGCTCGTCTACCCGACCATCACGGGGCTCGTCGGCGCCCCCGACCTGACCTTCTTCGGCATCCCGTTCACCATGGTCAGCTACGTTTCCAGCGTCATCCCGATCATCATCATCGTGTGGCTGCAGAGCTACGCCGAGAAGTTCCTCTACGCCGTGCTGCCGGGCGCGATCCGGCGCTTCGTGACGCCCATGATCGTCGTGCTCATCGGCGTCCCCCTCGTCTTCGTCGTCGTGGGCCCCATCTCGGCCATCCTCAGCGGATGGGTCGGAACAGGGGTCGGCTGGGTCTTCGAGACCGTGCCGTGGCTCGGCGGCGCCATCATGGGCGGCCTGTGGCAGGTCTTCGTCATCTTCGGCCTGCACTGGGGTCTCGTGCCGGTCTTCAACCTCGAGTACCAGACCACGGGACAGATCCTCCTCATCGCGCCCGTCTTCGCCGCCGTGCTCGCGCAGGCCGCCGCCGTCGCCGGCGTGTGGGTGCGCACACGGAACAAGGATCTGCGCTCCCTCGCCGCCCCCGCCACCCTGTCCGGGTTCCTCGCGGGGATCACGGAACCGGCGATCTACGGCATCAACCTCCCGCTCAAGCGGCCCTTCGCCTTCGGCATCGTCGGCGGTGTCGTCGGCGGGGCGATCATGGCGATGGGCGGCATCTTCTCGACGGCGTTCGTCGTCCCCTCGGGACTCGCACTGCCCGCGCTCCTCGGGAACGGCAACATGATCATGCTCGCCGTCGGACTGGCCGCCTCGATCGTGATCCCGTTCCTCCTCGTGGTGCTCGTCGGCTTCAAGGATCCCGCCCAGAACGCCACCGCCCCGGCGCAGGCGAGCGACATCGACGTGCGGAGCCCGCTCGACGGCACGGTCGTGCCGCTCAGCGAGGTCGGCGATGCCGCCTTCGCCGACGGCTCGCTCGGCGACGGCGTCGCCATCCGCCCACGCTCCGGAGCCGTGTACGCACCCTTCGACGCGACGGTCGTCGCCGCGTTCCCCACGGGCCACGCGATCGGTCTGCGCAGCGGCGAGGGGGTCGAGCTGCTGATCCACATCGGGATCGACACCGTCCGGCTGGGCGGGACGCACTTCGATCTCAAGGTGACATCGGGCCAGACGGTCCGAGCGGGCGACCTTCTCGTCGAGTTCGACGGCGATGCGATCGAACGGGCGGGCTACGACCTGACGACGCCCGTCGTCGTGACGAACCCCGACCAGTTCCCCGAGGTCGGCAGCGCGGCATCGGGCCCCATCGCCCACGGCGAGTCCCTGTTCTTCGCCCGTGCCATCGAAGCCGCCCCCGTCGCGCAGTGA
- a CDS encoding Cof-type HAD-IIB family hydrolase produces MTHPRIVFLDVDGTLIDHRQHLAPSAVAAVREARAAGHLVYLATGRSRAEIPAAVAAVGFDGVVSAGGGFIERGEELLAARTMPDASVVGIVEFFQRHGIEYTLQAYESAYPSPGLLARLAPLFAESDDRRERGERLADTMAYRGPAPMTGIAKATFFGTDPGTFATVRDGLGDHFHVITGTIPYLGEAGGEVSLVGMNKGTAITWLVEVLGLDIADSIAIGDSVNDLEMLEVAGLGIAMGDAPAHVISRADDVTTSCEEDGVWNALVRHGLIDHGSSIPVLGPAARS; encoded by the coding sequence ATGACACACCCCCGTATCGTCTTCCTCGACGTCGACGGAACGCTCATCGATCATCGGCAGCACCTCGCCCCGTCGGCCGTCGCCGCCGTGCGGGAGGCGCGTGCCGCGGGACACCTCGTGTACCTGGCGACGGGGCGTTCCCGCGCCGAGATTCCGGCCGCCGTCGCCGCCGTCGGCTTCGACGGCGTCGTGTCTGCCGGCGGAGGATTCATCGAACGCGGCGAAGAGCTGCTCGCGGCTCGGACGATGCCCGACGCATCCGTCGTCGGCATCGTGGAGTTCTTCCAGCGCCACGGGATCGAATACACGCTGCAGGCCTACGAGTCGGCCTATCCGAGCCCTGGGCTGCTCGCACGCCTGGCACCGCTGTTCGCCGAGAGCGACGACCGTCGCGAGCGCGGCGAGCGGCTCGCCGACACGATGGCCTATCGCGGGCCGGCGCCGATGACCGGCATCGCGAAGGCGACGTTCTTCGGAACCGACCCCGGCACGTTCGCGACCGTGCGCGACGGGCTCGGCGACCACTTCCACGTCATCACGGGGACGATCCCGTATCTCGGCGAGGCGGGTGGCGAAGTGAGCCTGGTCGGCATGAACAAGGGCACCGCGATCACGTGGCTCGTCGAGGTCCTCGGGCTCGACATCGCCGACTCCATCGCGATCGGCGACAGCGTCAACGACCTCGAGATGCTCGAGGTCGCGGGTCTCGGGATCGCGATGGGCGACGCACCCGCGCACGTGATCTCGCGGGCCGATGACGTCACGACGTCATGCGAGGAGGACGGCGTCTGGAATGCCCTCGTCCGGCATGGGCTCATCGATCACGGTTCGTCGATCCCGGTTCTCGGTCCCGCCGCGAGGAGCTGA
- a CDS encoding glycoside hydrolase family 1 protein, with the protein MNTTPTTPFPDRFLWGGATAANQIEGAYDAGGKGLSVQDVMPRGISGPRTPAPTPDNLKLEAIDFYHRYAEDIALFAEMGFTVYRFSIAWSRIFPRGDEDEPNEEGLAFYDRILDELEKHGIEPLVTISHYETPLHLAETYDGWVSRDLIGFYERYVRVLFTRYGARVKYWLTFNEINSLLHAPFMSGGINTPKEQLAEQDLYQAMHHELVASGLATKIARDLAPNAQIGCMVLSMPIYPLTPSPADALAVMEADHANLVYGDVHTRGVYPGYFLRTLREKGIKLQITDEDREVLSHTVDFVSFSYYMSIAETASPERSGGEGNIMGGVPNPTLETSEWGWAIDPTGLRLVLNQFWDRWQKPLFIVENGLGAKDELVEVDGVKTVVDDYRIAYLNDHLVQVGEAILDGVEVLGYTSWGCIDIVSASTAQLSKRYGFIYVDRNDDGSGTLARYKKKSFDWYAEVIRTNGANLTA; encoded by the coding sequence ATGAACACAACCCCCACGACCCCCTTCCCCGACCGCTTCCTGTGGGGTGGCGCGACCGCCGCCAACCAGATCGAAGGTGCGTATGACGCGGGCGGCAAGGGCCTCTCGGTGCAGGACGTGATGCCGCGCGGCATCTCGGGGCCCCGCACTCCTGCCCCCACGCCCGACAACCTCAAGCTCGAAGCGATCGACTTCTACCACCGCTACGCCGAGGACATCGCGCTCTTCGCCGAGATGGGCTTCACGGTCTATCGCTTCTCGATCGCGTGGAGCAGGATCTTCCCGCGCGGCGACGAAGACGAGCCCAACGAAGAAGGACTCGCGTTCTACGACCGCATCCTCGACGAACTCGAGAAGCACGGCATCGAGCCGCTCGTGACGATCTCGCACTACGAGACTCCCCTCCACCTCGCCGAGACCTACGACGGCTGGGTCAGCCGCGACCTCATCGGCTTCTACGAGCGCTACGTCCGCGTGCTGTTCACCCGCTACGGCGCTCGCGTGAAGTACTGGCTCACGTTCAACGAGATCAACTCGCTCCTGCATGCCCCCTTCATGTCGGGCGGCATCAACACACCGAAGGAGCAGCTCGCCGAGCAGGACCTCTACCAGGCGATGCACCACGAGCTCGTTGCATCCGGCCTCGCGACGAAGATCGCTCGCGACCTCGCACCGAACGCGCAGATCGGCTGCATGGTGCTCTCGATGCCGATCTACCCGCTCACCCCGTCGCCCGCGGACGCGCTCGCCGTCATGGAGGCGGATCACGCGAACCTCGTCTACGGCGACGTGCACACGCGGGGTGTCTATCCGGGCTACTTCCTGCGGACGCTCCGTGAGAAGGGCATCAAGCTGCAGATCACGGATGAGGATCGCGAAGTGCTCAGCCACACGGTGGACTTCGTGTCCTTCAGCTACTACATGTCGATCGCCGAGACGGCGTCGCCCGAGCGCTCCGGCGGCGAGGGCAACATCATGGGCGGCGTTCCCAATCCCACGCTGGAAACGAGCGAATGGGGATGGGCGATCGATCCCACGGGTCTGCGGCTCGTCCTCAATCAGTTCTGGGACCGCTGGCAGAAGCCGCTGTTCATCGTCGAGAACGGTCTCGGCGCGAAGGATGAGCTCGTCGAGGTGGATGGCGTCAAGACGGTCGTCGACGACTACCGCATCGCCTACCTCAACGATCACCTCGTGCAGGTCGGGGAAGCGATCCTCGACGGCGTCGAGGTGCTCGGCTACACGTCGTGGGGCTGCATCGACATCGTGAGCGCCTCCACCGCGCAGCTCAGCAAGAGGTACGGCTTCATCTACGTCGACCGCAACGACGACGGAAGCGGAACCCTCGCGCGCTACAAGAAGAAGTCGTTCGACTGGTACGCCGAGGTGATCCGAACCAACGGAGCGAACCTGACCGCCTGA
- the rlmN gene encoding 23S rRNA (adenine(2503)-C(2))-methyltransferase RlmN: MIESTPVRATKPRQVRPATEGWSQKKDAEGRPLLQFASPKRGKPPVHLADLTPEQRVEKVKELGLPGFRAKQLEKHYFTHWTHDPADMTDLPAEGREEFVHGMLPPLLTEVRRLETDRGDTIKFLWKLHDGALVESVLMRYPGRITLCVSSQAGCGMNCPFCATGQAGLTRNMSAAEIIEQIVRANRVIAEGALGGKKSDDHSAERVSNIVFMGMGEPLANYARVMQAVRVMTDKTRGLGMSARGITVSTVGLVPAIRKLSNEDIPVTFALSLHAPDDELRDELIPVNSRWKVDEALDAAREYFDKTGRRVSIEYALIKDMNDHAWRADLLGDKLNERGRGWVHVNPIPLNPTPGSIWTASTRAAQNEFVRRLEAKGVPTTLRDTRGKEIDGACGQLVATEDDVAVAAATPLED; this comes from the coding sequence ATGATCGAGTCCACTCCCGTGCGCGCCACGAAACCGCGTCAAGTGCGCCCGGCGACCGAGGGGTGGTCGCAGAAGAAGGATGCCGAGGGCCGGCCGCTCCTGCAGTTCGCCTCCCCCAAGCGCGGGAAGCCCCCCGTGCACCTCGCCGATCTGACGCCCGAGCAGCGCGTCGAGAAGGTGAAGGAACTGGGTCTGCCCGGCTTCCGTGCGAAGCAGCTCGAGAAGCACTACTTCACGCACTGGACCCACGACCCCGCCGACATGACCGACCTCCCCGCGGAGGGTCGCGAGGAGTTCGTGCACGGGATGCTCCCGCCGCTGCTGACCGAGGTCCGCCGCCTCGAGACCGACCGCGGCGACACGATCAAGTTCCTCTGGAAGCTCCACGACGGTGCGCTCGTCGAGTCGGTGCTCATGCGATACCCCGGGCGCATCACGCTGTGCGTCTCGTCGCAGGCCGGATGCGGCATGAACTGCCCCTTCTGCGCGACGGGACAGGCGGGTCTCACGCGCAACATGTCGGCTGCCGAGATCATCGAGCAGATCGTGCGCGCGAACCGCGTCATCGCCGAGGGTGCGCTCGGCGGCAAGAAGAGCGACGACCACTCCGCCGAGCGAGTGTCGAACATCGTCTTCATGGGAATGGGCGAACCTCTCGCCAACTACGCCCGCGTCATGCAGGCCGTCCGCGTCATGACCGACAAGACGCGCGGCCTCGGAATGAGCGCCCGCGGCATCACGGTCTCGACGGTCGGGCTCGTGCCGGCGATCCGCAAGCTCTCGAACGAGGACATCCCCGTCACGTTCGCGCTGTCGCTCCACGCCCCCGACGACGAGCTCCGCGACGAGCTGATCCCCGTCAACTCGCGGTGGAAAGTCGACGAAGCGCTCGACGCCGCCCGCGAGTACTTCGACAAGACCGGACGCCGCGTCTCGATCGAATACGCCCTGATCAAGGACATGAACGACCACGCCTGGCGCGCAGATCTGCTCGGCGACAAGCTCAACGAGCGCGGCCGTGGCTGGGTGCACGTCAACCCCATCCCCCTCAATCCGACCCCTGGCTCCATCTGGACGGCCTCGACCCGCGCTGCGCAGAACGAGTTCGTGCGTCGCCTCGAGGCCAAGGGCGTGCCCACGACGCTCCGCGACACCCGTGGCAAGGAGATCGACGGGGCGTGCGGCCAGCTCGTCGCGACGGAGGACGACGTCGCGGTCGCCGCGGCGACGCCACTGGAGGACTGA
- a CDS encoding NAD(P)-dependent oxidoreductase codes for MTTQSLAGKTILMSGGSRGIGLAIALRAARDGANIALLAKTDTPHPKLEGTVHSAAEQIREAGGNALPIVGDVRNDDDVTGAVLTTQGEFGGIDIVVNNASVIDLSRSLDLPAKKYDLMQDVNVRGTFMLSRAAAPILKDAENPHILSLSPPLNLDPKWLGAHTGYTLAKYGMTMATLGMAAEFGRFGIAANTLWPATTIATAAVQFALGGDAMMKASRTPEIYADAAYEVFLQSSRDYTGRSLIVEDVLTDAGVTDFARYAAVPGTPNAELFPDIFL; via the coding sequence ATGACAACGCAGAGCCTCGCAGGAAAGACCATCCTCATGTCGGGCGGGAGTCGCGGCATCGGGCTCGCGATCGCCCTCCGCGCGGCGCGTGACGGGGCGAACATCGCCCTGCTGGCGAAGACCGACACGCCCCACCCCAAGCTCGAGGGGACCGTGCACTCGGCCGCCGAGCAGATCCGCGAAGCGGGCGGCAACGCCCTCCCGATCGTCGGCGACGTGCGCAACGACGACGACGTCACGGGGGCCGTGCTCACGACGCAAGGCGAGTTCGGCGGCATCGACATCGTCGTGAACAACGCGTCCGTCATCGACCTGTCGCGGTCGCTCGACCTGCCCGCGAAGAAGTACGACCTCATGCAGGACGTCAACGTGCGCGGCACTTTCATGCTCTCGCGCGCCGCGGCGCCCATCCTGAAGGATGCCGAGAACCCGCACATCCTGTCGCTGTCACCGCCGCTCAACCTCGACCCGAAGTGGCTCGGTGCCCACACGGGATACACGCTCGCGAAGTACGGCATGACGATGGCGACACTCGGCATGGCGGCGGAGTTCGGACGCTTCGGGATCGCGGCCAACACGCTGTGGCCCGCGACGACGATCGCGACGGCGGCCGTGCAGTTCGCGCTCGGCGGTGACGCCATGATGAAGGCCAGCCGTACGCCCGAGATCTACGCCGATGCCGCGTACGAGGTCTTCCTGCAGTCGTCCCGCGACTACACGGGACGCTCGCTCATCGTCGAGGACGTGCTGACGGATGCCGGTGTCACCGACTTCGCGCGGTACGCCGCCGTCCCCGGCACGCCCAACGCCGAGCTCTTCCCCGACATCTTCCTGTAG
- a CDS encoding Cof-type HAD-IIB family hydrolase, translating into MSSAPRTVFIDVDGTILEHGAGVAPSTVVAIRAARANGHRVLLCTGRARGDIHPSVVEIGFDGGITNGGVTAEIDGETVVSRLMPAASVDRMVSAFERHGTHYFLQTDDEVFASAGMTALVRAHVRELQEKDAADGVVRAEDSLAGLANRTYRDVAAAPADEIAKSVFVSLEGDGLETLASDLGDEFHVVPGSIPLPGGSNGEICLRGTNKGSAIALVLDHLGVDAAEAIGIGDSWNDVEMFEVCGTSVAMGNALPELKAMADHVTTSIAEDGVWNAFRHLGLLTPR; encoded by the coding sequence ATGAGTTCCGCACCGCGCACCGTGTTCATCGACGTCGACGGAACGATCCTCGAGCATGGTGCCGGCGTGGCTCCCTCGACGGTCGTCGCGATCCGCGCGGCGCGCGCGAACGGGCACCGCGTGCTCCTGTGCACGGGGCGCGCTCGCGGTGACATCCACCCGTCGGTCGTCGAGATCGGGTTCGACGGCGGCATCACGAACGGCGGCGTGACGGCTGAGATCGACGGCGAGACGGTGGTGTCGCGGCTCATGCCCGCGGCATCCGTCGACCGCATGGTGTCGGCGTTCGAGCGCCACGGAACCCACTACTTCCTGCAGACCGACGACGAGGTGTTCGCGAGCGCGGGGATGACGGCACTCGTCCGTGCGCACGTGCGCGAGTTGCAGGAGAAGGATGCCGCCGACGGCGTCGTCCGGGCGGAGGACTCCCTCGCGGGTCTCGCGAACCGCACGTACCGCGACGTCGCCGCTGCGCCGGCCGATGAGATCGCCAAGTCGGTGTTCGTGAGCCTCGAGGGCGACGGGCTCGAGACGCTCGCGAGCGACCTCGGCGACGAGTTCCACGTCGTGCCCGGCAGCATCCCGCTCCCCGGCGGATCGAACGGCGAGATCTGCCTGCGCGGCACCAACAAGGGCTCGGCGATCGCACTCGTCCTGGATCACCTGGGGGTGGATGCCGCCGAAGCGATCGGGATCGGCGACAGCTGGAACGACGTCGAGATGTTCGAGGTGTGCGGCACGAGCGTCGCGATGGGCAACGCCCTGCCCGAGCTCAAGGCGATGGCGGACCACGTCACGACGAGCATCGCCGAGGACGGCGTCTGGAACGCGTTCCGCCACCTCGGCCTGCTGACGCCGCGCTGA